A stretch of Aythya fuligula isolate bAytFul2 chromosome 1, bAytFul2.pri, whole genome shotgun sequence DNA encodes these proteins:
- the RELT gene encoding tumor necrosis factor receptor superfamily member 19L isoform X1 encodes MRWWLVTVLGVLSGPGAVTAGCGAPRCPPGEEPIGACGSCRPCPPGAFSPGDAPCAPHTRCHATSRLLLAPGTAATDTLCGGCVHGFYSPDGEREPRGRCLPCSAAPPSTPGCPAGRRQARSAAAPRGSNGTREARPEEAAAAQSAVLAIVPIFCAMGLLGILVCNLLKKKGYHCTAHKEPEPGVGTGPSSVYQIEDANEDTIGVLVRLITEKKENAAALEELLKEHHNAQLMAPGCKPAYKLHLLPQFPPACRHQQHLHTVHGPAPKSDPPSDPPCTRCSQKKWPQVLPSPVNATKATKPGAKAGRPGEITILSVGRFRVSRIPEQKPGTTAGTGGDPSRGPLPAGSGTRPSWLKSTESHPEGSPSEARLGDSTLAM; translated from the exons ATGCGCTGGTGGCTCGTCACCGTCCTGGGG GTGCTGAGTGGCCCCGGCGCAGTGACCGCAGGCTGCGGGGCGCCGCGATGCCCACCCGGGGAGGAACCCATCGGG GCGTGCGGCTCGTGCCGCCCGTGCCCCCCCGGTGCTTTCTCCCCGGGGGACGCGCCGTGCGCCCCGCACACCCGCTGCCACGCCACCAGCCGCCTCCTCCTGGCACCAGGGACGGCAGCAACCGACACCCTCTGCGGAGGCTGCGTGCACGG GTTTTACAGCCCTGATGGTGAGAGGGAGCCCCGGGGCCggtgcctgccctgctccgccgccccccccagcaccccggggtgcccag CAGGCCGGCGGCAAGCCCGGAGCGCGGCGGCACCGCGGGGGAGCAACGGCACGCGGGAGGCTCGGccggaggaggcggcggcggcgcagtCGGCCGTGCTGGCCATCGTGCCCATCTTCTGTGCCATGGGTTTGCTGGGCATCCTCGTCTGCAACCTGCTGAAGAAGAAGGGCTACCACTGCACCGCGCACAAGGAGCCCGAGCCCGGGGTCGGCACCG GTCCCAGCTCCGTCTACCAGATCGAGGACGCCAACGAGGACACCATCGGGGTCCTGGTGCGCCTGATCACGGAGAAGAAAG AAAACGCCGCGgcgctggaggagctgctgaaggagcaTCACAACGCGCAGCTCATGGCACCGGGCTGCAAACCTGCCTATAA GCTGCAcctcctgcctcagtttccccccgCGTGccggcaccagcagcacctgcacacGGTGCACGGCCCGGCCCCCAAATCGGACCCCCCCTCGGACCCCCCCTGCACCCGCTGCAGCCAAAAGAAGTGGCCCCAGGTGCTGCCGTCCCCCGTTAATGCCACCAAGGCCACCAAACCCGGGGCCAAGGCCGGCCGCCCCGGCGAGATCACCATCCTCTCCGTCGGAAG GTTTCGGGTGTCCCGTATCCCCGAGCAGAAGCCCGGCACGACAGCGGGGACCGGGGGTGACCCATCCCGGGGTCCCCTCCCCGCTGGCAGCGGGACGAGGCCGTCGTGGCTGAAGAGCACCGAGAGCCACCCCGAG GGCAGCCCCTCGGAAGCCAGGCTTGGGGACAGCACCCTCGCCATGTGA
- the RELT gene encoding tumor necrosis factor receptor superfamily member 19L isoform X2, with protein sequence MRWWLVTVLGVLSGPGAVTAGCGAPRCPPGEEPIGACGSCRPCPPGAFSPGDAPCAPHTRCHATSRLLLAPGTAATDTLCGGCVHGFYSPDGEREPRGRCLPCSAAPPSTPGCPGRRQARSAAAPRGSNGTREARPEEAAAAQSAVLAIVPIFCAMGLLGILVCNLLKKKGYHCTAHKEPEPGVGTGPSSVYQIEDANEDTIGVLVRLITEKKENAAALEELLKEHHNAQLMAPGCKPAYKLHLLPQFPPACRHQQHLHTVHGPAPKSDPPSDPPCTRCSQKKWPQVLPSPVNATKATKPGAKAGRPGEITILSVGRFRVSRIPEQKPGTTAGTGGDPSRGPLPAGSGTRPSWLKSTESHPEGSPSEARLGDSTLAM encoded by the exons ATGCGCTGGTGGCTCGTCACCGTCCTGGGG GTGCTGAGTGGCCCCGGCGCAGTGACCGCAGGCTGCGGGGCGCCGCGATGCCCACCCGGGGAGGAACCCATCGGG GCGTGCGGCTCGTGCCGCCCGTGCCCCCCCGGTGCTTTCTCCCCGGGGGACGCGCCGTGCGCCCCGCACACCCGCTGCCACGCCACCAGCCGCCTCCTCCTGGCACCAGGGACGGCAGCAACCGACACCCTCTGCGGAGGCTGCGTGCACGG GTTTTACAGCCCTGATGGTGAGAGGGAGCCCCGGGGCCggtgcctgccctgctccgccgccccccccagcaccccggggtgcccag GCCGGCGGCAAGCCCGGAGCGCGGCGGCACCGCGGGGGAGCAACGGCACGCGGGAGGCTCGGccggaggaggcggcggcggcgcagtCGGCCGTGCTGGCCATCGTGCCCATCTTCTGTGCCATGGGTTTGCTGGGCATCCTCGTCTGCAACCTGCTGAAGAAGAAGGGCTACCACTGCACCGCGCACAAGGAGCCCGAGCCCGGGGTCGGCACCG GTCCCAGCTCCGTCTACCAGATCGAGGACGCCAACGAGGACACCATCGGGGTCCTGGTGCGCCTGATCACGGAGAAGAAAG AAAACGCCGCGgcgctggaggagctgctgaaggagcaTCACAACGCGCAGCTCATGGCACCGGGCTGCAAACCTGCCTATAA GCTGCAcctcctgcctcagtttccccccgCGTGccggcaccagcagcacctgcacacGGTGCACGGCCCGGCCCCCAAATCGGACCCCCCCTCGGACCCCCCCTGCACCCGCTGCAGCCAAAAGAAGTGGCCCCAGGTGCTGCCGTCCCCCGTTAATGCCACCAAGGCCACCAAACCCGGGGCCAAGGCCGGCCGCCCCGGCGAGATCACCATCCTCTCCGTCGGAAG GTTTCGGGTGTCCCGTATCCCCGAGCAGAAGCCCGGCACGACAGCGGGGACCGGGGGTGACCCATCCCGGGGTCCCCTCCCCGCTGGCAGCGGGACGAGGCCGTCGTGGCTGAAGAGCACCGAGAGCCACCCCGAG GGCAGCCCCTCGGAAGCCAGGCTTGGGGACAGCACCCTCGCCATGTGA